A stretch of DNA from bacterium:
AAGAAAAGGAACCGGATCGGCCGGGTGAAGAACAAAAGTTGCCGCAGCAGGAGGTGGTGTTTGTGGTTGAAAACAACATCGCCAAACAGACGCCGGTGAAAACCGGGATCAGCGATGACAATCATATTGAAATCATCTCCGGGCTGAAGGAGGGGCAAAAGGTGGTGTCCGGCAGCTACAAGGCGCTGTCCAAGCTTCTTAAAGACGGCGATCTGATCAAGGAGAAGAAGGGGATGCAGTTCAAAGAGGACGACAAGGATAAAAAAACATCGTAACCGTGTGAGGGTATAGTTTAAAGGAATCGGCACATGCTCATCCAACTGGTCAATCTATCCAAGGTCTATGATATCGGCGCGGTTCGTGTGGAAGCGCTGCGCAGCATTAACCTCTCCATCGAGCGGAACGAATACGTGGCCATTATGGGCCCCTCCGGATCCGGCAAATCGACTCTGATGAACGTTCTCGGCTGTCTCGATACGCCCACCGACGGCGAGTACCTGTTGAACAACAACCGGGTCAGCGAGATGGACGACGATCAATTGGCGGAAATCCGCAACCGCGAGATCGGTTTTGTTTTTCAGACATTTAACCTGCTGCCGCGCGCCAACGCCCTGCATAATGTAGAACTGCCTTTGATCTACAACGGAACGCCGACGCAGCAGCGCCGGCAGCTGGCCAAAGAGGCGCTGGCAAAGGTCGGCCTGGAAGATCGCATGCACCACAAGCCGAACGAACTCTCCGGCGGCCAGCGCCAGCGGGTGGCCATCGCCCGGGCGTTGGTGAACAATCCGTCGATTATTCTGGCGGACGAGCCGACCGGCAACCTCGATTCCAAGACCGGGGATGAGATCATGGAGATTTTCGAGACACTGCATGATCAGGGCAATACCATCATCTTGGTCACCCATGAGGAATACATCGCCGAGCATTCGGACCGCATCATTCGCCTGCGCGACGGCCTGATCGAGCGCGATGAATCGATGTCGAGGTAATATATGCCCCGATTTTTAATCTATGCCGCAGAGGGCGTCAAAATTGCCTATGAGGCACTCAAGGCGTACAAGCTGCGTTCCATCCTGACCACGCTGGGCATTGTCATCGGCGTCACCACGGTGATCACCATCGTATCCCTGATCCAGGGATTGAACCGGGCGTTCACCTCAGAGATCTCCAGCCTCGGCACCGACACGCTGTATATCGGCAAGTGGCCGTGGATGATGGATGGCGACGATTGGCGCAAATTTCGCAATCGTCCCAACGTCACCATCGAGGAGGCGGATGAGGTACGGTCAGCCTCCCAGCTGGCCCAGGCGGTGGCGCCGGTCATGCGCACCCAGCGCACCATCAAGTACCGGGGAAAGAGTCTGGAACGCGTGGCCACAGTGGGCACCAACGAAGACTATCTGCTGACCGCGAACAGCACGCCGGAGGAGGGAAGATTTCTCATCTCGTCGGATGTGGAACATCACCGATCGGTGGTTGTCATCGGCAGGGAGGTGGCGGAAAAATTGTTCGACAAAGAGGATCCGATCGGCAAACGCGTGCATATTGCCGGCCGCAAGTTCCGCGTGATCGGGGTGCTGGAAAAACGCGGTACCATGTTCGACGACAACCTGGATATGTTGGCGATCATGCCCATCGGTGCGTTCCAATCCGCTTTCGGCGCCACACGACGGCGGATCGAGATTCAGGTCAAGGTGATCAATCCGGCCATGGTGGAAGAGGCGGAATATGAACTGACCGGCATCATGCGCCGCGTCCGCGGGCTGCCGGCGATCAAGGAGAACAATTTCGCAATCAACAAACAATCTATGTTTTTGGATATGTACAACAAGTTGACCGGGGTGTTGTGGGCCGTGGCCATCGGCGTTGGCGCGATCTCGTTGCTGGTGGGCGGCATCGGCATTATGAACATTATGCTGGTGTCCGTGACCGAACGGACGCGCGAGATCGGCATCCGCAAAGCCATCGGTGCGCGCAGGTCGGATATTTTGTGGCAGTTTCTCATCGAAAGCATGATGATCTGCGGACTCGGCGTGTTGATCGGCATCGTTCTGGCCGTGGGATTGGCCAAGCTGGTGGCCAGCGTCACCCCTCTGCCCGCTGCCATCACCCTCTGGGTGGTGTTTCTCGGCCTGGCTTTTGTGGTGTTCATCGGCATTTTTTTCGGCATCTATCCGGCGAGCAAGGCCGCCCGGCTGAACCCCATCGAAGCACTGCGCTACGAATGAGCCGGACTTGTGCCGGTCTTTTACCAATAAAAGGTGTTATGCCATGCAATTAAGCGAAAGTCTGGATCTGGCGCTCGGCGCCATCCGCTCCAACAAGATGCGCTCCTTTTTGACCTTGCTGGGCATCATCATCGGCGTGATGACCATCATCGCCATGCAATCTCTGATCACCGGACTGCGCAAAAGCATGAACGAGCAGCTCAACATCCTCGGCACTAATGTGTTCAACATCCAAAAGTATCCGGCGGTCGGCATGGGCCATGGCTGGTGGGAAAAATATCGCAACCGCAAGGATCTCACTTACGAACAGGCCATGGCCGTGCGTGAACGGGTCAAGGCTGCTGCCGCGGTCAGTGCCGACGTCGACACCTGGGGTCAAGAGATCCGCTATAAGGACAAGAAAACACTCAACAACGTCTCGGTGATGGGCACCACGCCGGAGTTTATAGAGAACGCCGGTTATGAAATTGCCTCCGGTCGTTTTCTCACCCAGCAGGATTTGGAGTATAACCGACGGGTGGCGATCATCGGCGTGGATGTGCTGAACAAGCTTTTTGGCTCAGAAAATCCGCTTGGTCTCAACATCAAGATCAAGGGTGAACGATTTGAGATTATCGGCGTTTTTGCCAAAAAGGGCAGCATTTTCGGCAACAGCTTGGATAATTTGGTGGTCATGCCCTTTTTCACTTTTGAAAAGATGTATGGTAAAGAGCGCTCGATCTCCATGACCGTGCAGGCGATCAATGCGGATCTGATGGAGGAAGCGATCGAGCAAACCATAGGCGTATTGCGCGCCGTGCGTAAAGTGCCGCCGGACAAAGACAATGATTTCGAGATCGTCACCAACAACACGCTCACGGATTTTTTCGACAACATGACCAAATATGTCCGCATCGTCGCCATCGCCATCGCCTCCATCTCCTTGCTGGTGGCGGGCGTGGGCATCATGAACATCATGCTGGTGTCCGTGACCGAGCGCACGCGTGAGATCGGCATCCGCAAATCCATCGGCGCCAAGCGCCGGGATATTTTATGGCAGTTTTTAATTGAAGCTGTTGTGCTCTCCGAAGTCGGCGGTGTCATCGGAATCGTCATCGGCCTCGGCCTCGGCAAGTTGGTGCAAGCGCTGTCGCCGATTCCGGCAGCCGTGCCCGTGTGGACGGTTCTCGTCGGTTTGATCTTCTGCTCATTTGTGGGCTTGCTGTTTGGAGTGTATCCGGCCACGAAAGCGGCGCGCTTGAATCCGATTACGGCGCTGCGATACGAATGATGGCTTCCCCAACGCCCGGGGAAGAATGGCGGCTGTTTCCAATAACCGGAGGGTAAGACAATGGACATACAAACCAGAACCGAAGGATCCGTACGCATTCTCGAATTGACCGGCGATCTGATGGGCGGAGCGGAACTGGACCGGTTTCGTCAGTGCATCGATAAGGCCATTGAAGAGGAAATGGTGAATGTGGTGGTGGACCTGGGAAAGGTCAATTGGATGAACAGCTCCGGCCTCGGCATGCTGATCAGTGGTTTGACCAGCCTGCGATCCAGCGGCGGCGACCTGCGCCTGGCCAACCTCACGGAACGGATCAGGCGGCCTCTGCAGATCACCAAGCTGGATTCGGTGTTTCAACAATTCACTTCGGTAGCTGATGCAGTGAAAAGTTA
This window harbors:
- a CDS encoding STAS domain-containing protein produces the protein MDIQTRTEGSVRILELTGDLMGGAELDRFRQCIDKAIEEEMVNVVVDLGKVNWMNSSGLGMLISGLTSLRSSGGDLRLANLTERIRRPLQITKLDSVFQQFTSVADAVKSY
- a CDS encoding FtsX-like permease family protein produces the protein MQLSESLDLALGAIRSNKMRSFLTLLGIIIGVMTIIAMQSLITGLRKSMNEQLNILGTNVFNIQKYPAVGMGHGWWEKYRNRKDLTYEQAMAVRERVKAAAAVSADVDTWGQEIRYKDKKTLNNVSVMGTTPEFIENAGYEIASGRFLTQQDLEYNRRVAIIGVDVLNKLFGSENPLGLNIKIKGERFEIIGVFAKKGSIFGNSLDNLVVMPFFTFEKMYGKERSISMTVQAINADLMEEAIEQTIGVLRAVRKVPPDKDNDFEIVTNNTLTDFFDNMTKYVRIVAIAIASISLLVAGVGIMNIMLVSVTERTREIGIRKSIGAKRRDILWQFLIEAVVLSEVGGVIGIVIGLGLGKLVQALSPIPAAVPVWTVLVGLIFCSFVGLLFGVYPATKAARLNPITALRYE
- a CDS encoding ABC transporter ATP-binding protein encodes the protein MLIQLVNLSKVYDIGAVRVEALRSINLSIERNEYVAIMGPSGSGKSTLMNVLGCLDTPTDGEYLLNNNRVSEMDDDQLAEIRNREIGFVFQTFNLLPRANALHNVELPLIYNGTPTQQRRQLAKEALAKVGLEDRMHHKPNELSGGQRQRVAIARALVNNPSIILADEPTGNLDSKTGDEIMEIFETLHDQGNTIILVTHEEYIAEHSDRIIRLRDGLIERDESMSR
- a CDS encoding FtsX-like permease family protein produces the protein MPRFLIYAAEGVKIAYEALKAYKLRSILTTLGIVIGVTTVITIVSLIQGLNRAFTSEISSLGTDTLYIGKWPWMMDGDDWRKFRNRPNVTIEEADEVRSASQLAQAVAPVMRTQRTIKYRGKSLERVATVGTNEDYLLTANSTPEEGRFLISSDVEHHRSVVVIGREVAEKLFDKEDPIGKRVHIAGRKFRVIGVLEKRGTMFDDNLDMLAIMPIGAFQSAFGATRRRIEIQVKVINPAMVEEAEYELTGIMRRVRGLPAIKENNFAINKQSMFLDMYNKLTGVLWAVAIGVGAISLLVGGIGIMNIMLVSVTERTREIGIRKAIGARRSDILWQFLIESMMICGLGVLIGIVLAVGLAKLVASVTPLPAAITLWVVFLGLAFVVFIGIFFGIYPASKAARLNPIEALRYE